The nucleotide window CGACAAAGTCATCAGGGAGGAGCTTGCACATGAATCCAAACATTAAAAGAATCATATTTTTTGCAGCAGTCATTGCATTCTGGTACACAGGGAGCAAGCTTGAATGGTGGCTGCCGATCATCCTTCCAGCACCGGAAAAAGTCCTGGAAGCCCTTATAACAGGCTTCCAGGATAAGACGCTGATTTATGACCTGATTGCCAGCTTTAAGCGTCTTGCAGTCGGTCTTGGTCTCTCGCTGGTGATTGGCACAGGGCTTGGTGTCCTGCTAGCCAAATCAAAAACGGCTGATGAGACTCTCGGTACAGTCGTCCTGGCACTCCAAAGTGTGCCTAGCATTGTATGGCTTCCGCTTGCAATCATGTGGTTCGGGATGAACGAGAAGGCAGTAATCTTCGTCGTTGTTCTGGGAGGAACGTTCGTTATGACGCTCAATATCAGAGTGGGCATAAAAAATGTTTCACCTTTATTTATAAAGGCAGCAAAAACCATGGGGGTCAATGGCTGGGATTTATATAAAAGAGTGATTTTCCCAGCAGCGATTCCTTATGTTGTCACAGGTTCAAGACTCGCATGGGCCTTCGCCTGGAGAGCCTTGATGGCCGGGGAATTATTGAGCACCGGACCGGGCCTTGGATACACGCTCCGTTATGCATCCGATTTTGGCGACATGGCTCTTGTTATTGGGGTTATGATCATCATTGGCGTAATCGGTACCATCGTAGACCAGCTTATTTTCCAGCGTATCGAAAAATCTGTTCTGAACCGCTGGGGACTTGAATCATAAAATCAGGAGGGAATCACATGAAAAAAGCTTCGATATTTTTGGCATTTTTAATGGCGTTTGCTGTGCTTCTAGCAGGCTGCGGCACCGGGGGAGCATCCAAATCGAATGGCGAAAAGAAAAAAATCGTCATTGGCTATTTTCCTAACATCAACCACGTTCCTGCCATGGTGGCAAAAGACAAGGGCTACTTTGAGCAGCAGCTTGGGGATGGAACAACAGTAGAGTACAAAACTTTCGCTGAAGGCGGTTCATTCATGACCGCACTGAAAACAGGCGAAATCGACGCAGGACTTGTAGGACCAGGACCGGCGATGAACAACTATACAACAGGAGCAGATGTTAAGATTATCGCTGGAGCATCGACTGGCGGTACCGTCGTTTTAGCAAGAAAGGGAGTCGAAATTAATTCTGCTGATGACTTCGCCGGTAAGACCTTCATTACTCCTGGAGTTGGCTGCACACATGATGTCCAGTATGAAACATATCTTGAAGCAGAAGGCATCACTTCACAGCGTATCGGCGGTACAATGAAGCATCTTACCGGCCAGCCGGCACAGTACGCAGCGATGCTTAAGTCGGGAAAAG belongs to Mesobacillus sp. AQ2 and includes:
- a CDS encoding ABC transporter permease → MNPNIKRIIFFAAVIAFWYTGSKLEWWLPIILPAPEKVLEALITGFQDKTLIYDLIASFKRLAVGLGLSLVIGTGLGVLLAKSKTADETLGTVVLALQSVPSIVWLPLAIMWFGMNEKAVIFVVVLGGTFVMTLNIRVGIKNVSPLFIKAAKTMGVNGWDLYKRVIFPAAIPYVVTGSRLAWAFAWRALMAGELLSTGPGLGYTLRYASDFGDMALVIGVMIIIGVIGTIVDQLIFQRIEKSVLNRWGLES
- a CDS encoding aliphatic sulfonate ABC transporter substrate-binding protein → MKKASIFLAFLMAFAVLLAGCGTGGASKSNGEKKKIVIGYFPNINHVPAMVAKDKGYFEQQLGDGTTVEYKTFAEGGSFMTALKTGEIDAGLVGPGPAMNNYTTGADVKIIAGASTGGTVVLARKGVEINSADDFAGKTFITPGVGCTHDVQYETYLEAEGITSQRIGGTMKHLTGQPAQYAAMLKSGKVDIAVAPEPWAAVIEKETGAEVVIGWDEVSFGETLPASVMVTSGKMIEEQPDTVQKIIDAHKEAVKFINENPAEAQEITIKDIKETTGQELEKDVVELAWERIGFTTEVDAQAIQDFSDSSYALKFLKDKPDFKTLIDGSFLN